In Leptodactylus fuscus isolate aLepFus1 chromosome 2, aLepFus1.hap2, whole genome shotgun sequence, one genomic interval encodes:
- the ESPL1 gene encoding separin gives MKAFKAADLVKLTSSVEGVEKLQTELESCISDVPCEPSRPDQLSDQRFVCDRLLRACNHWAAESTCNGEHLQSLVPLVELASRGFCVSSSQRTPFYLEKILFHLLKNVSTHESSYEACTQLSDLLFLYLSGCPSEQQNGGDFAAVAKSSFQSLWKVAAECEQKQSASPYNRETLGLRLHALRFLMLVEMSSAHADSPITVSRHAKYATLAFDAKGKSCSQSDACFLSECLENLLMKPLLTYGKLTHSWTRSLVEMTQERIRVLCKSGCFHQAKEVIQQAVTCLKDPNGCCQAALALISFSVEIHEWRKSFEIGKRLVQMAETINTSCSIGDGWQCQALSECCQFTVSCLDGRLKHASDSVKQGSNAVLSLAKFLESHFSLLDRQVSLVPKDGTLQLRSIKQQQFSGLQQFTNVACSFLQNYKDIKDDELQLLLGACKDAVSRMLISVQGLSAQDSTEFLNITASCVHNMAYWFYSQRKYKEASDLVSPLCERLATAGPGGDPELAVERVHRCFKLHVESCRKAGHTALGLAAVTLWLRALGCQVSQQMAEPVAQWVRLKIDGARNGDEDLRLHTLKDGLADNPMEPEMMISLLSEELRGYKSVHGDTGQERYNAICDLLELCAEDSSLAHHRPAFLLELAQVLCYHDYSGQTECTALDAVQDCLRLLHSVSRVSENQKHLQDIKAQALLWQYICTLEANMREGLEEQQRKEKLDAQCQWTGIEYEPNDLNYEDKLHDDQSARDGICFTLAGEAGPMKGLDEALDLWKGLLSGSEVPSLSCNEQTVFSLHLLGSLFRLMGKPLQAVQSFLLVRHLCSSLGDNIRAAGTLCHLTKLLFYLESPGYAKVTLQEAEAALQRSDTSSEIYVLTDCWCQLLRSRLCRVTNQVDKGVQLLVNLLQHPSLQKSSKAWYLLKVQILQELSLFLRLPPSLLLPDLYKQLRSHGWHNSETALTEAHKLLRSIVLLLLGNDVLSTPKATSEARFVDNGENLLQKWQVLADLLSCSQDLISTLSRLGSVSEAKSFCLEGLRLAKSLHSMRHCADFLVRKAELETLRADAQQCEDDLQYVVFLMESCTDFSAKSQQKEVKIKLSKGKQSNKKGKTPEFTPSPPTDDFLKGVQFKFVETRDLTKHPESPTSAVSAVKSPPQFVSHSLECTCPLCSDLVLALLCTRWQVAQAENDPQSRALFRSALKRCQSITLRFSKVLNGLLCAKKGDLGIADELTARVYENIVSSSPPPNLPEGMLEDGLRFVSSRPTGFPKHWMASLLLVKALDSIYKLATKHGGCIADLFMQVWGWKPPQKGKKITSVKSNITASSAPTSKRKGSHRISEDLSDIFSQEQSDSSISSVLPKAQTPLRKDRLTSQAKPVISTSTKKSSVTVYNEEFPQPELEPRAPRRRKTRTVIKVDFSDSDLEMPDDTDNDPTWNSKKPTERAKPGTRGRASSKSCALPTASESEEDDLSSKSRTRKGRGSTKKAPKDNSSPSIQRRHPQAKMDLAPVEILRSIKEEPELLDLSIDELRTSDTEDPKPPRGYKGQKSSKKEKVADCEILRRDVGSDLQSWTSGSRQRETDTNIFSFSGLSSSLPDTFSIADLDSVSSLLREALDSVAHFPSCALYSRLCRLLALCSGGQDPYITALLVSESLSITLRHQLLSDIHRKLRKLKKEGLGDLTDKLQCLSLEDHKDHRVQYLSQLEALFQFPKEKQSLQTHSFKEQIQQIPANTAVCMLTLADSQTRNPGDTLLLCRLERGNAPVTVQIPTAHLKLPLSSALQEFDDIQKAQKTVNNLTDKKEWWEGRTALDSRMKALIQSLEDQVLGCWKSLLSPPCSMSTLEEEAKALSKALSLCGWRRTEPALLKAVLGGSQQLTPQHIHSLVEGFCTSKTEQAEELLQKAVDRLKLKTQHTEGHLVLILDKHLQKLPWESLPCLLTRSVTRLPSLQFLLNYGLLKKHQPQKTLVHGVDSKKTFYVLNPHSNLPGTEERFRDWFKNEPGWKGVIRSAPKSEELQSALTKQDLYIYVGHGAGAHFLDAQTLQRLDCNAVVLLFGCSSAALAVRGDLEGAGIVLKYLMAGCPLVVGNLWDVTDREIDRYTVAFLQGWLKAGPGASLLKYLCESRQAPKLKYIIGAAPVAYGVPVSLQ, from the exons ATGAAGGCGTTTAAAGCTGCAGACTTAGTGAAGCTGACCTCATCAGTAGAAGGGGTAGAGAAACTACAAACTGAACTGGAG TCATGTATTTCAGATGTTCCTTGTGAGCCATCACGTCCAGACCAGCTATCAGATCAGCGCTTTGTCTGTGATCGTCTTCTGCGTGCCTGTAACCACTGGGCCGCAGAGTCCACCTGCAATGGAGAACATTTACAAAGCTTGGTGCCCCTAGTAGAATTGGCAAGTCGGGGCTTTTGTGTGTCCAGCTCACAGAGAACTCCTTTCTATTTAGAGAAGATATTGTTTCACCTTCTAAAAAATGTCTCGACACATGAATCTTCATATGAGGCCTGCACCCAGCTCTCAGATCTCCTTTTTCTCTACCTCAGTGGTTGCCCATCAGAGCAACAAAATGGCGGGGACTTTGCAGCAGTTGCGAAAAGCAGCTTTCAGAGTTTGTGGAAGGTGGCAGCGGAATGTGAACAGAAGCAGAGTGCTAGCCCATATAATCGGGAGACTCTGGGTCTTAGATTACATGCACTGCGGTTCCTCATGTTGGTGGAAATGTCTAGTGCACACGCTGACTCTCCTATTACTGTATCTCGCCATGCCAAGTATGCAACATTAGCCTTTGATGCTAAAGGGAAATCTTGTAGCCAATCTGATGCGTGTTTCCTTAGTGAATGTCTCGAGAATCTGTTGATGAAACCTTTACTGACATACGGAAAATTAACTCATTCATGGACTCGCTCACTGGTAGAAATGACACAAGAAAGGATTCGTGTGCTTTGTAAGAGTGGCTGCTTCCACCAAGCCAAAGAGGTCATCCAGCAAGCAGTTACATGCCTGAAGGACCCCAATGGGTGCTGCCAGGCTGCACTAGCGCTAATAAGCTTTTCCGTGGAAATTCACGAGTGGAGGAAGTCATTTGAGATTGGGAAGCGTTTGGTGCAGATGGCAGAGACTATTAATACTTCCTGCTCCATTGGCGATGGTTGGCAATGCCAGGCCCTCAGTGAATGCTGTCAGTTTACAGTTTCATGTTTGGATGGCCGCCTCAAGCATGCTTCAGATTCTGTTAAGCAGGGATCCAATGCCGTTCTTAGTCTGGCCAAGTTTCTTGAATCGCATTTCAGTCTTTTGGACAGACAAGTTTCCTTG GTTCCTAAAGATGGGACTCTCCAACTCCGATCCATAAAACAGCAGCAGTTTTCTGGCCTCCAGCAATTTACAAACGTTGCCTGCTCGTTTCTTCAAAACTACAAG GATATAAAGGACGATGAGTTGCAGTTATTGTTGGGAGCCTGCAAAGACGCAGTGTCCAGAATGCTGATCTCCGTCCAGGGCCTTTCTGCTCAGGATAGCACCGAATTCTTAAATATCACAG CTTCCTGTGTACATAATATGGCATACTGGTTCTACAGTCAGAGGAAATATAAAGAAGCCTCAGATCTGGTGTCCCCGCTATGTGAGAGACTTGCAACAGCAGGGCCCGGTGGCGATCCTGAGCTTGCTGTTGAAAGG GTGCACCGTTGTTTTAAGCTGCATGTAGAGAGTTGCAGGAAGGCAGGACACACCGCTCTTGGTCTGGCAGCCGTGACTCTTTGGTTACGGGCATTGGGCTGTCAAGTGTCTCAGCAAATGGCTGAACCTGTTGCCCAGTGGGTCAGACTTAAAATTGATGGGGCAAGAAATGGAGATGAAGATCTACGTCTGCA TACTTTGAAGGATGGACTTGCTGACAATCCAATGGAACCTGAAATGATGATTTCCCTCTTATCTGAAGAGCTGAGAGGATATAAGTCTGTCCATGGGGACACTGGGCAGGAGCGTTACAATGCAATCTGTGACCTCCTTGAACTTTGTGCTGAAGACAGCAGCCTTGCCCATCATCGCCCAGCCTTCCTTCTTGAGCTTGCTCAGGTTCTTTGTTATCACGACTACTCTGGACAGACTGAATG TACTGCTCTAGATGCTGTGCAGGATTGCCTCAGACTTCTTCACTCTGTTTCTCGGGTGTCAGAAAACCAAAAGCATTTGCAGGATATAAAAGCCCAGGCACTGCTATGGCAGTATATCTGCACTCTTGAAGCCAACATGCGAGAG GGCTTGGAGGAGCAACAAAGAAAAGAAAAGCTTGATGCCCAGTGCCAGTGGACTGGTATAGAATATGAACCCAATGACCTCAACTACGAAGATAAGCTTCACGATGACCAGTCTGCCAGGGATGGCATTTGTTTCACACTAGCTGGGGAAGCAG GACCCATGAAAGGCCTGGATGAAGCACTTGACCTGTGGAAAGGCCTCCTTTCCGGCTCTGAAGTTCCATCTCTCAGTTGCAATGAACAGACTGTGTTCTCATTGCATCTGCTGGGCTCGCTCTTTCGACTTATGGGAAAG CCCTTACAGGCcgtacagagctttctgcttgtgAGACATCTATGCAGTTCCCTTGGTGATAACATCCGGGCGGCCGGAACTCTGTGTCATTTAACCAAACTTCTGTTTTATCTGGAGAGTCCGGGGTATGCAAAG GTCACTCTCCAGGAGGCAGAAGCCGCTCTGCAGCGTTCTGACACTTCCTCTGAAATCTACGTGTTGACTGACTGTTGGTGTCAGCTACTCCGGAGTCGCCTTTGCCGGGTGACAAACCAG GTTGATAAAGGAGTACAGCTCCTTGTTAATCTTCTCCAACATCCATCTCTGCAGAAGTCTTCCAAGGCTTGGTATCTGCTAAAAGTTCAGATTTTGCAGGAGCTTTCACTGTTTCTTAGGCTTCCACCTTCACTTCTGCTTCCAGATCTCTACAAGCAGCTCCGTTCCCATG GATGGCATAATTCAGAAACTGCTCTGACAGAAGCCCACAAGTTGCTTAGGAGCATTGTCCTTCTTTTACTTGGGAATGATGTTCTGTCTACTCCAAAGGCCACATCTGAAGCACGCTTTGTGGATAATG GAGAGAACCTTCTCCAAAAGTGGCAGGTTCTTGCTGATCTGCTGAGTTGCTCGCAGGATCTCATCAGCACCCTGAGCCGTCTCGGCAGTGTATCAGAGGCCAAGTCTTTTTGCCTGGAGGGACTAAGATTGGCTAAAAGTCTTCATAGCATGCGGCA CTGTGCAGATTTCTTGGTGAGAAAGGCAGAACTGGAGACTTTACGTGCTGACGCTCAGCAATGTGAAGACGATTTGCAGTATGTGGTTTTTCTTATGGAGTCATGCACAG ATTTCTCTGCAAAATCACAACAAAAAGAAGTAAAGATTAAACTTTCCAAAGGGAAGCAGTCAAACAAAAAAGGGAAGACTCCTGAGTTTACACCCAGTCCTCCAACAGATGACTTCTTGAAGGGTGTTCAGTTCAAGTTTGTGGAAACCAGAGACTTAACAAAACATCCAGAATCTCCTACGTCTGCAGTGTCTGCTGTGAAGAGTCCTCCTCAGTTTGTGTCCCATTCTCTGGAGTGCACGTGTCCCTTATGCTCTGATCTTGTCCTAGCTCTGCTGTGCACAAGGTGGCAGGTCGCCCAAGCAGAGAATGACCCCCAGAGCCGAGCCTTGTTTCGTTCAGCTCTGAAGCGTTGTCAATCCATAACCCTGAGATTCTCTAAAGTATTGAATGGGCTTCTCTGTGCAAAGAAGGGAGATCTGGGAATTGCGGATGAGCTTACTGCTCGAGTGTATGAGAATATAGTGTCTTCGAGTCCTCCCCCTAATCTTCCTGAGGGGATGTTAGAAGATGGTTTACGCTTTGTTTCTTCTCGTCCAACTGGTTTCCCCAAGCACTGGATGGCGAGTCTTTTACTAGTGAAAGCACTGGACTCTATTTACAAGCTGGCGACAAAACATGGTGGATGTATTGCAGATCTCTTCATGCAAGTATGGGGTTGGAAGCCACcgcaaaaagggaaaaaaattactagtGTCAAGAGCAACATCACCGCTTCTAGTGCACCTACCAGTAAAAGGAAAGGATCACATAGGATTTCAGAAGATCTCTCTGATATATTTTCTCAGGAGCAATCAGATTCCTCTATTTCATCTGTACTTCCCAAGGCCCAAACTCCTTTGCGAAAGGACCGTCTGACCTCACAAGCCAAGCCTGTTATATCAACTTCTACCAAAAAGAGTTCTGTCACAGTCTATAATGAAGAGTTTCCGCAGCCAGAACTAGAGCCAAGGGCTCCAAGACGACGCAAGACTAGAACAGTGATCAAG GTTGATTTCAGCGACAGTGACTTGGAAATGCCAGATGACACCGATAATGATCCTACTTGGAATAGTAAAAAGCCAACAGAGCGAGCGAAGCCTGGAACTAGAGGACGAGCCAGCAGTAAGAGCTGCGCATTGCCTACTGCTTCAGAGTCTGAGGAAGATGACTTGTCCTCGAAGAGCCGAACCAGGAAAGGAAGAGGAAGTACCAAAAAGGCTCCAAAAGACAACAGCTCTCCCAGCATACAAAGACGCCATCCTCAAGCGAAAATGGATCTCGCTCCTGTGGAAATTTTGCGATCAATAAAGGAAGAACCTGAGCTGCTAGACCTCAGTATTGATGAATTACGCACATCTGATACAGAGGATCCAAAACCACCAAGAG GTTACAAAGGACAGAAATCCTCCAAAAAGGAGAAAGTAGCAGATTGTGAAATCCTTAGGCGAGATGTTGGATCGGATCTCCAGAGCTGGACTTCTGGATCAAGGCAGCGAGAAACTGATACAAATATTTTCAGCTTTTCTGgactttcttcttctcttcccgATACATTTA GTATCGCTGATCTGGACTCCGTCTCGTCTCTTCTCAGAGAGGCTTTGGATTCTGTAGCCCATTTTCCTTCTTGTGCTTTATACTCCAGACTATGCCGACTTCTTGCTCTTTGCTCTGGAGGACAAGACCCATATATAACTGCACTTCTAGTTAGTGAATCCCTTTCCATCACCCTGAGACATCAGTTGCTCAGTGACATTCATCGGAAGTTAAG GAAACTGAAGAAGGAGGGCTTAGGTGACCTGACTGACAAATTGCAATGCCTGTCTTTAGAGGATCATAAGGACCACAGGGTTCAGTATCTCTCACAGCTTGAGGCTCTTTTCCAGTTCCCAAAAGAGAAACAGTCCCTACAGACTCATTCATTCAAGGAGCAGATTCAACAGATTCCAGCAA ACACGGCGGTGTGCATGCTGACTCTAGCCGACTCCCAGACCAGGAATCCCGGAGACACGCTACTGCTGTGTAGGCTTGAGCGGGGAAATGCACCAGTTACGGTACAAATACCTACAGCGCATCTGAAG TTGCCTCTGAGCTCCGCACTACAAGAGTTTGATGATATTCAGAAAGCGCAGAAAACGGTCAACAACCTGACCGATAAAAAGGAATGGTGGGAAGGACGCACCGCTTTGGACAGCCGCATGAAG GCCTTAATACAGTCATTAGAGGACCAGGTTCTAGGATGTTGGAAGAGTCTGCTGTCTCCACCTTGTTCCATGTCCACGCTAGAAGAGGAAGCTAAAGCACTGTCTAAGGCGCTGTCACTGTGTGGCTGGAGGAGAACAGAACCTGCACTTCTAAAG GCAGTTTTAGGAGGCAGCCAGCAGTTAACCCCACAGCACATCCATTCCTTGGTTGAAGGATTTTGTACCTCAAAGACTGAACAAGCTGAGGAGCTTCTTCAGAAAGCTGTGGATAGGCTGAAACTGAAGACCCAACATACAGAGGGACATCTAGTTCTAATATTGGATAAG CACCTTCAGAAGTTGCCTTGGGAAAGTTTGCCATGCCTGCTGACCAGATCAGTGACTCGCCTTCCATCCCTGCAGTTTCTGCTCAACTATGGACTTCTGAAGAAG caccaGCCTCAGAAGACGCTTGTTCATGGAGTTGATTCTAAAAAAACCTTTTATGTTCTCAACCCGCACTCCAACCTACCTGGAACAGAGGAGCGCTTCAGGGACTGGTTCAAGAA